Within the Sulfurospirillum barnesii SES-3 genome, the region AAACCTCCATTGGGTCGGCTTTTTTAGAACGATTATTTTTAGCAGTTGTTGGTTTCAGATTTGTCTCTGTATTTGCAAGTTCGGTTCCCTTAATTTCAGCTAGAACTCTCCCAGCATCATCATGTATTTCGTTAGCAGATTTTATATGATCTAAATCGTGACTTTGATGTTGGTCTAATTGTGCCCCTGTCATATAATCTTTAGCTTCACCTTTCTTCCTATGATCAGAATATTGCGCATTTGTCTTTATATAACTTGAATCTTTATGGTATTCATTACTATTGTATTCACCTCTATTTTTGTAAACTTCCTCTTCAGCTACAGTAGCATATATGCCATTTCGAACATTATAGACAGTATCAACATTACCTCCAGCTTTATCATAAGCAGCAACAATTTTCCCAAGTCCAAATGGAGTTACGATAGAATGAATCACATCTTTTTTACAATCAATAATTAATTTATCAAATCTAGCTTGGTTAAAATCTTTTTTAAATTGTTCTAAAAATTCTTTTGCTTCTTCTTGCGTTACCGCAAAATTATCTTCAAAATGATAATGGTCTTCCATTGTCTTAGTTATTTCTTTGATTAGATTTAAATCTACTTTTGAAGACACAAGTTGATTAACAATATCAAAATTAACGGGTTTTAAAGAAACACTATTTTTATCTTTCAAAATATTTTTTCTTTTTTTATATTGCTCTATACTATTCATAGTGTATCAACTCCTTAAAATATGTTTCAAATCTTTAATATTTCTAGGTAGCAAAGCTACCTAGAAATATAACTTATGCGATATTTGCTTGAATAGTTAATAAAAACTCACCTTTAGTATCAATCTTTTCTGGTTGGTATTCTACTTGTAAAATCTGTTGCTCAAATGCACTGATAAAAGCGATTTCTCTTTCATGTTCTATACCATCAGCGAGCATGACAATTTTTAATAAATCTCTCAAAACATCATAATTTTTTGGATTGACTTTAGAAATATACACTTTCATTGCCGTCATAAGATTTGGGATGTTTTCATTTAATTGTTGAATACTGTCTTTAACGTGTTGAGGGTAATGAGAATTGGCAATTCCCCCTACAAATTCATCTATTTCTTCTCTTTCTTCAGCAGATATTTCACCATCAACATTTGCCATTGCTAAACCTAGAGCTGTCATCCCTACAATGAAATTAAAATATTCTTTATCGCCCTCAAAACTTTGAAATGCTTTTTTTAGTCCTGTTTCTAATTTATTTGCTCTTAAGGCTAATTCAGAAATTTTTTCATCTTTTTTTTCATCATCATCATCATCTTTTTTAGCTAAGTATGCACCCGTGCCTCCAGCAACTGCTGCTGCTCCAGTTGCTGCTGCAATTGTTCCTGCTCCTGCTAAAGACGTCGCCAATGTAGCTGCACCTAGTAATGACCCACCGCCTGTGAAAGGAGCAGCTGCTATAGCAGCAACACCACCTGCAACGCCTAAACCAATATAACTCATAGTTTTAAACCAACCCATTCTTTCTCCCTCATGGAATATTGTATATTGCATACAAGATAATCTTGTATAAGGACAAATATTACCCCCCCCCTGTCTATAAAGATGCTTAAATTGCTTCAAAATGTTTCAGTTTTTCATACCCTCTTTTCACCGCTCTATTGATTGTCACATGATCAAATGTCAAAGGAAGAGAAAGTACCTCTTGCAGTGTTTTTACAAGTAACACAAGTTCTTGCATCTTTTCTTTCTCTTCATGGTTATACTTTGAGTAGTCATTTTCTCTGACGACAAACATATCAAGTTCATCTAAAAGTGTATTGAGAAGTGATTTTACTTTTTCAAGTACATCGCAAAAAGATTTTAGGATGGCTAGATTTTCATCATTAAGAGGTAAATCAATAGCGGTCTCTTTATAAGACTGTAATGGTTTGATGCTTAGCTCTAATGGAAGATTTTTAATTTCACCAAGAGCCAAAAATACCTCTTTTAAAGTGCTATTCTCTAAGGTTTTTTTGATTACGTCAAAGCTTGAAAGAGCATCTGTATCATCATTTTCATCTTCTTCTAATGTAGAAAATACGTCTGATTCAAAAAACGATTCATCGTTCAAATACTTTTTTAAACCGTAACCTGCAGCAACTAAGGCTATACTTCCAACAACTACTGGGATCATGACAAACTCCTTTTTTCAAATATATAAAAGAAGTTTATCAAGAGTGCCTGACAGGTTGTGTCATTAGAAGAATTATTGCATGGTATAAGAAAAATTGCCTAAATTTGTTCGTACGTCAATATCCAATATAGTGCTACATGTCGATGATGCTGCCAAAGGAACCGTCCTTTCTTCGCCATAAACCATAGGTGTTTTTAACTTGTCTAATCCGTATGCAGTAACTTTACAATTGCCTTTATTGACGACAAGCCCTTGAACTTTAAAGGGTTTCTCACTAAGACCAACTAAATGCAAGATAGGCACGGTGACAGGAATACTGCCAAAGCTTCCTTGTTCATAGTGTACGCTTACTTTAAGTACAGGTTTTGTTGTTTGCTGCGGCGTATTTTGTGGTACACTGCTATCCGATTCATCATAAGCTGTACATGCTTGTACTATGTCTGATAGTTTTTCTGAGTTATTTGGCTCAAATTTTTTATTGTTGAGTGTGATAGATTTAGATTTTGAAAGAGAATAAATAAAATTCCCCCAAGCCATTTTATCGCTTTGAGCACTTGTGGTATCAATGCTTGTTGGCACAGTCATTTTAGTGTTGTTAACACTAATCGCAACAACTTGCCCTACATTGACATCATTTCGTTTTTCATTTCTTAAATATAACGCTCCACTTTGGTCATTACACTCTATGAGTAATTGGTTATTATCTTTGTCGATAATGGCATACGTTGATGTTCCGCCCATTGCCCAGCCTGTCTCCCAAGGCATAGTAGCAGCCCAACAGTTAAAACTCACAATAGATAAAACCACTATTTTTTTTATTAGCATCAAATGCTCCTTGTCGTTAGATTTTTGTATATTATTTGTCTATGTCTTGTTGATTTTCTAAAGCTTTTTCAATTGCTGTATAGCTTTCTGAAATATCACTTTCATAATCTTGAAAACATGAGTATATGTCCAATTCAGATTTTGATAAATCGCAGATACACTGCCTTAAAATATATATTGTAAGAATAATGGAAGTAATACTTATTGTAATTGAAAGCATAAAGGCTCATCCTTCTCCTAAATATTATGGAAGAAGTGTAGCCAGAGTACCTGACAGGTTGTGTCGTAATGTGAGTTTTTATAGGGCTATATCATTGAAACAAGAGAATATAAAATAAACGAAACAATTAATGGTCTTTTTCTCTTTCAAACACTTCCACCAAACTGCTCAAAAATACCTTTACATGTAAATCATTTTCCCCCTCAATGCGCTCTTTCACTTCATTCGCAGTGATGCGTATCGCTTCAACGCATTCATCGTAAAGCATGAGTGTTTCGTTAGAATTTAGCTCACAACTCTCTTTGCCAAAACGGAGCAAAAACGCTTTACTCCACCATTTTTTACTTCCTAAAAGATGCAAAGCAGGGATGTCTTTTTGGATGTAGAGTGTGGTGCAGACGACATCGTACGCAGGTGCAAGCCAAATGTCGTTAATATTTTCATAGAGTACGCCAAAGTTTTTGAGGTGGGCATCGCCATTTTGTACGAGGGAGTTGATGACCATCATCTTAAAGAAGTCTCTCAACGCCTTTTTCTTGTGTTTGGGCGAGACAAAGGTTTTGATACTTTTGGCGATGTGCTCATAAGAGCCTTCGTATTTTTCATCGGCTTGACGGGCTTGAAGCACACACATATCTTCAAAACCTAGGTAACTTCCATCCTCTTTGATGTCAAAACGCTTCATGATGAAAAGCTTGTTGTCATCAGATAGATAAAACTCAGGTACTTCTATGCCTGCACGTTTAACGATGCTCATGCAGTAAAATTCATTGAGTGCTAAGTGTGGGTACTCTTCACCCCATGCCTTGACGATGTATTCTTGCAGTGGTAAGGTGACTTTGTCACGCACTTTGGCTAAGACTTTGGGTTGAACACCACTGAGTGGCGAGTTTAGAGCGAAACGGGTTACGAGTTCATCAAAGAGTGTTTCACTTTTGGGATGAAGAAGCGTATCTAAGCTAAGAATTTCGTCTTTGGGCGTAGTATCTGCATCATAGGTAAGCCTACCTTTGATGCTCTGTGCCATGAGTTGAAGCAGTCCGAAGTCATCGGTTTTGGTTATCTTTGAGAAATGCTTTTTGATGATGGAAAGTAGATACCCCTCTGGCAAGTGCATCTCAAAGATGGGGTGGAGTTTGGGGTTAGCATAACTTTTGGCTCGCACGGGCATACTTAAAGAGACAAAAGCGTCTGGATTCCCCGTCGTGTAGTCAA harbors:
- a CDS encoding TerB family tellurite resistance protein gives rise to the protein MGWFKTMSYIGLGVAGGVAAIAAAPFTGGGSLLGAATLATSLAGAGTIAAATGAAAVAGGTGAYLAKKDDDDDEKKDEKISELALRANKLETGLKKAFQSFEGDKEYFNFIVGMTALGLAMANVDGEISAEEREEIDEFVGGIANSHYPQHVKDSIQQLNENIPNLMTAMKVYISKVNPKNYDVLRDLLKIVMLADGIEHEREIAFISAFEQQILQVEYQPEKIDTKGEFLLTIQANIA
- a CDS encoding type II toxin-antitoxin system HipA family toxin, coding for MNDSLHVKVSNEKAGSILLENNEYIFDYTTGNPDAFVSLSMPVRAKSYANPKLHPIFEMHLPEGYLLSIIKKHFSKITKTDDFGLLQLMAQSIKGRLTYDADTTPKDEILSLDTLLHPKSETLFDELVTRFALNSPLSGVQPKVLAKVRDKVTLPLQEYIVKAWGEEYPHLALNEFYCMSIVKRAGIEVPEFYLSDDNKLFIMKRFDIKEDGSYLGFEDMCVLQARQADEKYEGSYEHIAKSIKTFVSPKHKKKALRDFFKMMVINSLVQNGDAHLKNFGVLYENINDIWLAPAYDVVCTTLYIQKDIPALHLLGSKKWWSKAFLLRFGKESCELNSNETLMLYDECVEAIRITANEVKERIEGENDLHVKVFLSSLVEVFEREKDH